Below is a genomic region from Terriglobia bacterium.
CTCGTTGTGAACTTCAAGGACATCTTCGATTACCAGTACACCGCCCGCATGGAAGAGGAACTGGACGAGGTCGAAGACGGCCAGAAAAGCTGGCTGGAGGCACTGCAGGAGTTCTACGAGAAGTTCGAAGACGATCTCTCCTATGCGCACAAGCACATGGAAAACATTAAGCGCATGGAGAAGCCCACGGACGAGAAGTGCGAGCGCTGCGGATCGCCACTGGTCATCAAGTGGGGCAAGCACGGCTCGTTCTACGCATGCTCGGCATACGACAAGAAGGATCCGAATTCGTGCACGTTCACGAAGGAGAATCCGATCGACCTGCCGGACCTCGACACGGCCGAAATGCCGGAGACTCAGGAAGAGGAGTACTGCGAGAACTGCGGGCGTCCAATGGTTTTGAAGCGCGGACGTTTTGGGCAGTTCATGGCCTGCACTGGATATCCTGAGTGCAAGACCACGCGGCGCCTTGACCAGCAGAAGAAAGTTCCGGATATTCCGCTGGACGAAAAGTGTCCCGAGTGCGGACGCAATCTGATCATTCGGCACGGCCGCTACGGCGAGTTCACGTCGTGCTCAGGTTATCCGGATTGCAAGTACATCAAGCAGAACTTTATCGGCGTGAAATGTCCAGATTGCAAGGAAGGCGATCTCGTCGAGAAGAAAGCACGCCGCGGAAATTACTTCTACGGATGCAGTCGCTACCCGAAATGCAAGTTCACCTCGGCTTACAAGCTCGTCGACCAGAAGTGTCCGGAGTGCGGCAGTCCGTACCTGCTCGAGAAGAACTTGAAATCGGGGACGTATCTTGTCTGTCCGAATAACAAGAAGACGAGTGCGGAAGAAGAGAAGCCGAAGCGCGGCAAGAAGAAGGGCGAAGAAGCCGAGTCGAACGTCAAGTGCGACTACTCAAAGAAGATCTCCGAGCCGAAGGAGCCTGCGGTAGTCGCCTGAACTGCCTAAGAAAACGATGATGCCCCATCCTCGCCTCAGCCGGCAGGCTGGGGTTTTTATTTGTGCACGCATCGACGAAACACTATTCACCACTCCTGCGATGCCGAATGTCGAATAGTGTTCTGGGATAGTACTCCTGAATCTAGAGAGATATGTTCACGGCAATAGCAACGCCGGGATGGCGTGTGTTGTACATGTAGTAGCCGTCATGGACGTACTCCACGTAAACGTCGTCGGTTTCATACCAGTTCGCTTCCCAGTATGCGGGCCACGGATCAACCATCGTAATCCAACAATCGTGGTAGTGGAATCGTGGGTGTCCGCCAACGATGACCACAGGGTAGGTATGAACTCGGAATCTATGGGCGCGGCCGAAATAGACCACGTAACGCTCATGAGGAACCCGGTAGCCGTGATAACCGCCCCGCTCGCGCCAACCACGATGTTCATTCTCCCATCGCCGTGAGCGATATTGTTCCCACACGACGCGATGTTCCGGGCGTGACTGCACGTGCGAACGCTCCCGCTCGCTATGCCGAATCGTGTACTTCTCAGGGCCACGTTGTTCGTGGCCTTTTCCCGGGTGCCCGTCCTGCCTGCCGGATCTTCCGTGTTCTCCCTCGCGTCCGTGCTGGCTATACGCAGGGATCGCAATCCCCAGGCCTGTAACCAGGGCCGCTACTCCAAGTGCTCGAACCAATCGCATTCTAAGACCTCCAGAAAGCCAGGTGTTTTGTTCGGAAACACCTGTGGATAGCATTTCCGTTTTTACTTCATAGCTGCAATCCAGGGGAGATTACGGAGGGAGCCAAGCCTTATGATTATTGACTCAAGTATTCGCGGATGTAGTCGTCCTTGGAATAGACCAGTTCCGAGGCATTCCCGGAGAAGATGATCTTGCCTTCGCGGAGGACGAGGAAATTCGTCTTCAGATCGCGTTGCTGGTCTTCAGGGACTTCTTCCATGTGATTGGTCTTAGGGTTGAACGCGTTCGTTGCCATGATGAAGGCGTCCTGGAGGCGATGGGTTACCAGCAGGGCGCTGGTGTGGTAAACGTCGCGCTGCTTCACCAGCAGTTCGATGATGGTGGTCGACGTTACCGGGTCGAGTCCGCCAGTCGGCGAGTCGTAGAGCAGGACTTCAGGTCGATTGACGATGGCGCGGGCGATGGCGACGCGGCGACGCATGCCTCCTGAGAGTTCGCTGGGGAAGAGATTGACGGTGTGCTCGAGTTCTACGAAGCGCAGGACCTCCAGTACGCGCTGGTGCAGTTCCTCGTAGGGCTTGCGCTCCTCGATCATGCGGAATGCGACATTGTCTTCGACCGTAAGTGAGTCGAAGAGGGCGCTTTCCTGGAAGACCATTCCAATCTTCCGGCGGAGGTCGAACAGTTGTTCTTCCTTCATGGCGGTTACTTCTTCGCCTAGAACGTAGATGCTTCCGGAATCGGGCTTCAGAAGGCCGAGCGCGAGCTTCAGGATCGTGCTTTTACCGGTTCCCGCGATGCCGAAGATGGCCTTGGTTTCGCCACAGGCGAGGCGAAAGGAGATGCCGTCGAGGACGGGCTTCTCGGTGCCGAAGGACAGTACTACATCTTCGAAGACAATTGCGTCATTCTGCGAATCGACGGTTGCGCTTCTTCCTTCGAGGGGCTGGGAAAAGAATGACATGGCGCGACGTCAATAGACTCCCAGGATCAGCATCAGCAGGCGAGTGACGAAGACGTCCACGGCGATGATCAGGATCATCGCGGCGACGACAGCTTCCGTGGTCGCGCGTCCGACGCCTTGCGTGCCGCCCTTGGCGGAGAGGCCGAAGTAGCAGCCGATGGTGGCGATGATGAAGCCGAAGACGAGTGGTTTCGCGAGTCCCATGAAGACGTCGGAGAAGACGAGCGTTTGCCACGTGCTCGACCAGTAGGCGTGGTAGTCGAGACCGAGGAGGCCGGTGGCGACGACTCCGCCGCCGACCAGACCGGTCAGGTCTCCGAGGATCGTCAGGAAGAAGAGCATGACAATCGTCGAGATTACGCGAGGCGTGACGAGCTTCTTGGTGGGATCGGTGCCGAGGGCGCGCATGGCGTCGATCTGCTCGGTGACGATCATGGAACCGAGTTCGCTGGCCATTCCGGAGGAGTTGCGTCCGGCGACTACGAGTCCGGCGAGAACAGGACCGAGTTCGCGGACAATTCCAACAGAGACCAACTGGCCGATGACGCTGATGGCCCCGAAGCGACTCAGGCTCGAGGCGCTGTTCAGGGCGAGCGCAGCTCCGGTAAAGAACGTGGCTGCGAGAACGATGGGCAGCGAACCGAAACCGATGAGGTCGGCTTGCTGGAGCGTGTCAGCGATATAGCGCGGACGACGGAAGAGGTTGGCCAGCGAACGCCAGGCGAGATGCGAGTAGT
It encodes:
- a CDS encoding ATP-binding cassette domain-containing protein, with product MSFFSQPLEGRSATVDSQNDAIVFEDVVLSFGTEKPVLDGISFRLACGETKAIFGIAGTGKSTILKLALGLLKPDSGSIYVLGEEVTAMKEEQLFDLRRKIGMVFQESALFDSLTVEDNVAFRMIEERKPYEELHQRVLEVLRFVELEHTVNLFPSELSGGMRRRVAIARAIVNRPEVLLYDSPTGGLDPVTSTTIIELLVKQRDVYHTSALLVTHRLQDAFIMATNAFNPKTNHMEEVPEDQQRDLKTNFLVLREGKIIFSGNASELVYSKDDYIREYLSQ
- a CDS encoding ABC transporter permease, which translates into the protein MELTFSPAEFAKTKVLAVQDYSHLAWRSLANLFRRPRYIADTLQQADLIGFGSLPIVLAATFFTGAALALNSASSLSRFGAISVIGQLVSVGIVRELGPVLAGLVVAGRNSSGMASELGSMIVTEQIDAMRALGTDPTKKLVTPRVISTIVMLFFLTILGDLTGLVGGGVVATGLLGLDYHAYWSSTWQTLVFSDVFMGLAKPLVFGFIIATIGCYFGLSAKGGTQGVGRATTEAVVAAMILIIAVDVFVTRLLMLILGVY